A portion of the Pomacea canaliculata isolate SZHN2017 linkage group LG13, ASM307304v1, whole genome shotgun sequence genome contains these proteins:
- the LOC112554385 gene encoding uncharacterized protein LOC112554385, producing MEGSSTLRGSNKSHSKAISNILNDDLLTSPSHMSVFREDYPVHETYRPSEIARPPPLGDIMHKDEKYFCNHTSETVASFEYRPMAKPVLKDIQNKLRVTNFRMEKDPTKVNVFETTHDHYYQPKRSVQVRSGCFLGHDPKKHPISKAPSVHQSGPSTIQGDKRLGHYDTTHADQFQQKWTSVLPSFSAPTGTNIPSGDREMIAFGETTMRSSYTDSGNKSVVPFDLSGVSKQQRKTNFKLHDGHGIWDDNKSLMAVSFISKSDKTLVDRVKPSQHRNHSSIPEGDTDPERNKDHMDSTTYRYHMGNPALGLYNKIVSGANLRTKSSVWFGEPSLNRKFYETTTHHTYIPKSIPYTYKRQNFLKKSSIPLDHFNSEAYETTMALDYKKYKSSRMILNPDALDRRVTRLSILKDSMDLKTTNQEIFTPKTSEKLKYDRGRMQQSSVPMGTFSATEPVKTLGSQNSEVF from the exons ATGGAAGGAAGTTCTACATTACGTGGCTCAAACAAATCTCATTCAAAAGCAATTAGCAACATCCTCAATGATGATCTGTTAACATCACCATCTCATATGAGTGTGTTTAGAGAAGATTACCCTGTCCATGAAACATACAGACCATCTGAAATTGCCAGACCTCCACCACTAGGGGACATTATgcacaaagatgaaaaatatttctgcaaccATACTTCTGAAACA GTTGCATCTTTTGAGTATCGTCCAATGGCTAAACCTGTGTTAAAAGATATTCAGAATAAACTGCGTGTGACAAACTTCAGAATGGAAAAGGACCCCACCAAGGTTAATGTCTTTGAAACTACACATGATCATTATTACCAACCAAAACGCAGTGTACAGGTGAGAAGTGG ATGTTTCCTTGGACATGATCCTAAAAAGCATCCTATTTCAAAAGCACCATCTGTCCACCAAA GTGGACCCTCAACAATACAAGGTGACAAGCGACTAGGACACTACGATACTACTCATGCAGATCAGTTTCAACAAAAATGGACTTCagttcttccttccttttcagca CCAACAGGCACTAACATCCCCTCAGGAGATAGAGAAATGATTGCCTTTGGGGAAACAACTATGCGTTCTTCCTACACAGACAGTGGAAATAAGTCTGTTGTTCCCTTTGATCTGTCTGGTGTAAGCAAGCAACAGCGGAAGACAAACTTCAAACTGCATGATGGTCATGGGATCTGGGATGACAACAAGAGTCTGATGGCAGTTTCCTTCATATCAAAATCTGATAAAA CTTTAGTTGATCGGGTAAAGCCAAGTCAACACAGAAACCACAGTTCCATTCCAGAGGGAGACACAGATCCTGAGCGTAACAAAGACCACATGGATAGCACCACATACCGATACCATATGGGCAAT ccTGCACTTGGCCTTTATAATAAAATTGTGTCTGGAGCAAATCTGCGAACAAAAAGCAGTGTATGGTTTGGTGAACCATCACTAAACAGAAAGTTCTATGAAACGacaacacatcacacatacaTTCCCAAGTCTATACCTTACACTTATAAGAGGCAGAACTTTTTGAAGAAGAGCAGCATCCCTCTTGACCATTTCA ACAGTGAAGCATATGAAACAACAATGGCACTTGACTACAAGAAATACAAGTCATCTAGAATGATTCTGAATCCTGATGCTCTTGACAGG AGAGTCACACGCCTTTCCATTTTGAAAGATAGCATGGACTTAAAGACAACCAATCAGGAGATCTTCACACCTAAGACTTCTGAAAAGCTCAAGTATGATCGAGGTCGCATGCAGCAAAGTTCAGTCCCAATGGGAACTTTTTCTGCAACAGAGCCTGTAAAAACACTAGGCAGCCAGAACTCAGAAGTGTTctga
- the LOC112553975 gene encoding NADH dehydrogenase [ubiquinone] 1 alpha subcomplex subunit 13-like translates to MASKGYKQEMPPPAGYGPIEWAKQIPKKKMSGITQFGLFIGFTGLSWVGFYYQKRRHCKDDLEMRDARLAVLPLLLAERNRLLLKQIRENRDEENELMKNVDGWVTGTLWGKPVYHNIRDRWIDPSADEYFAHCKYWERMYTVHDKLNH, encoded by the exons ATGGCGTCGAAAGGATACAAACAGGAGATGCCACCACCTGCGGGCTATGGCCCTATTGAGTGGGCAAAACAAATtcctaaaaagaaaatgagtg GAATTACACAGTTTGGACTTTTCATTGGCTTTACTGGTCTTTCCTGGGTCGGTTTTTACTACCAGAAAAGAAGACATTG CAAGGACGACTTAGAAATGCGAGACGCCAGACTTGCTGTTCTTCCACTTCTTCTGGCTGAGCGAAATCGATT GCTCCTCAAGCAAATCCGTGAAAACcgtgatgaagaaaatgaacttaTGAAGAATGTTGATGGTTGGGTCACAGGAACACTGTGGGGTAAGCCAGTCTACCACAACATTCGTGACCGCTGGATAGACCCTTCAGCAGACGAGTATTTTGCACACTGCAAATACTGGGAGAGGATGTATACTGTACATGATAAGCTAAATCACTAA
- the LOC112553974 gene encoding glycosylated lysosomal membrane protein-like: protein MALTISSLRVGLCCSLILAMVGADLDQRTLHVMPYPDCDKYPSCEQALNQSSSDPGFPNLIYVSAVGTKDKLHFVLTTINVPSLLILQTSMDGQMYFNWDGILLADNITDMANAINVSASSVLYQYSVLFTRLIEYNDTSDVANLAIADEPNSKTEWKIHDFRDFKWMNATTGQGGNSIIFSTAYHDINKTDATGNLTGSLYFEFEMHGEDGRDEDLPHLIYNTNMTQLNFVLDKYTPAFANSRFALEVAVISNSSVHDDLPDEMSIEETKSIDDEYSPGVFKIVNWYSRQNHKDAGGYIQWKPVCYLDAHRARDKGTEVQYYGLTGTQHIDDILNTSVAFAYFGDRLYTDKNVVRKASNISFGFSNDGFYVGSNYTAWTVSIGFGTPPEESISTMVIAVIAAGLGIPVIIIVIGGLYVCIKRRRSQTYEPLGNGSGSYAPVN, encoded by the exons ATGGCGTTAACTATCAGCAGTCTCCGCGTTGGGCTTTGCTGTTCATTGATTTTGGCTATGGTTGGAGCTGATCTGGATCAAAGAACT CTCCATGTCATGCCTTATCCAGACTGTGATAAATATCCCAGCTGTGAACAAGCTCTGAATCAAAGTTCCTCAGATCCTGGTTTTCCTAATCTCATCTATGTTAGTGCAGTCGGTACTAAAGATAAACTGCACTTTGTGTTGACAACTATAAATGTGCCTTCTCTGCTTATTCTGCAAACCTCTATGGATGGACAGATGTACTTCAACTGGGATGGTATACTTTTAGCTGATAACATTACTGACATGGCCAATGCCATCAATGTATCAGCATCGTCTGTTCTGTACCAGTATTCAGTGCTTTTCACCAGA TTAATAGAGTACAATGATACAAGTGATGTCGCAAATCTTGCGATAGCTGATGAGCCTAATTCCAAGACAGAGTGGAAGATCCATGATTTTAGGGACTTCAAGTGGATGAATGCCACCACAGGACAAGGAGGAAATTCCATCATTTTCAGTACTGCATATCATGACATCAATAAAACTGATGCTACCGGAAATCTTACAGGATCTCTGTATTTTGAG TTTGAAATGCATGGGGAAGATGGACGAGATGAGGATCTTCCCCACCTGATCTACAATACCAACATGACTCAGTTAAATTTTGTATTGGACAAGTATACTCCTGCCTTTGCCAACTCCCGCTTTGCACTTGAAGTTGCTGTCATCTCTAACTCATCTGTTCATGATGATCTTCCAGATGAGATGTCTATTGAAGAAACAAAGTCAATAGATGATGAATACTCTCCAGGAGTGTTTAAG ATTGTGAACTGGTACTCCAGACAAAACCACAAGGATGCTGGTGGCTATATTCAGTGGAAGCCTGTTTGTTACTTAGATGCCCATAGAGCACGAGACAAAGGGACTGAAGTACAGTATTATGGTCTTACTGGTACTCAACACATCGATGACATACTCAACACAAGTGTGGCCTTCGCTTACTTTGGTGATCGTCTGTATACTGACAAAAATGTTGTCCGTAAAGCTTCCAACATTTCATTTGGGTTTTCTAATGATGGATTTTATGTCGGCAGCAACTACACTGCTTG gACTGTTTCAATTGGCTTTGGCACCCCACCAGAAGAGTCTATTTCCACAATGGTTATTGCTGTTATTGCCGCAGGACTTGGCATCCCTGTTATCATCATTGTGATAGGTGGCCTGTACGTGTGTATCAAAAGACGAAGAAGCCAAACTTATGAGCCTCTAGGCAATGGATCAGGCAGTTATGCACCAGTAAATTGA